The proteins below come from a single Poecilia reticulata strain Guanapo linkage group LG5, Guppy_female_1.0+MT, whole genome shotgun sequence genomic window:
- the LOC103465254 gene encoding uncharacterized protein LOC103465254 isoform X2: protein MESSRKRGRSDMWAHFKLIAPDKVQCSLCLGELKYHGNTSSMIRHFSTLHGATVNHGNTNQDQKPDVDKGLVKMLVKDSQPSSIVDSLPLRDSGGQRRKKGRSDMWEYFKLVKPDKVQCLVCSAELKYHGSTSSMIRHYTAKHGTVVNQGKANKGDRKRELDEALVNMLVKDSQPFSIVDDCGFKEFVALLDPTYTLPSKQTLKDMVIQRYEGQMSKIKAHIEDGDSDLDC from the exons ATGGAGTCATCCAGGAAGAGAGGCCGTTCTGACATGTGGGCACACTTTAAATTGATCGCTCCTGACAAG GTCCAGTGCTCGTTGTGTTTAGGTGAGTTGAAGTATCATGGGAATACTTCATCCATGATTAGGCACTTCTCTACCCTGCATGGAGCCACGGTTAACCATGGGAACACAAACCAAG ATCAGAAGCCAGATGTGGACAAGGGTCTTGTGAAGATGCTGGTGAAAGACTCGCAGCCTTCTTCCATTGTGGATTCTTTGCCTTTGCGTGACAGTGGGGGGCAACGCAGGAAAAAAGGTCGCTCTGATATGTGGGAATATTTTAAACTGGTCAAGCCTGATAAG GTCCAGTGTTTGGTGTGTTCAGCTGAGTTGAAATATCACGGAAGTACTTCCTCCATGATTCGGCATTACACTGCCAAGCATGGAACTGTGGTTAACCAGGGGAAGGCGAATAAAG GGGACCGGAAGCGAGAGCTGGATGAGGCTCTGGTGAACATGCTAGTGAAGGATTCGCAGCCTTTTTCCATTGTTGATGACTGTGGTTTCAAAGAGTTTGTGGCGTTGCTGGATCCCACATATACTCTTCCATCCAAACAGACTCTAAAGGACATGGTGATACAGAGATACGAGGGCCAGATGTCCAAGATCAAAGCTCACATAGAAGATGGAGACTCTGACCTTGACTGCTGA
- the LOC103465254 gene encoding uncharacterized protein LOC103465254 isoform X1, which produces MESSRKRGRSDMWAHFKLIAPDKVQCSLCLGELKYHGNTSSMIRHFSTLHGATVNHGNTNQVDQKPDVDKGLVKMLVKDSQPSSIVDSLPLRDSGGQRRKKGRSDMWEYFKLVKPDKVQCLVCSAELKYHGSTSSMIRHYTAKHGTVVNQGKANKGDRKRELDEALVNMLVKDSQPFSIVDDCGFKEFVALLDPTYTLPSKQTLKDMVIQRYEGQMSKIKAHIEDGDSDLDC; this is translated from the exons ATGGAGTCATCCAGGAAGAGAGGCCGTTCTGACATGTGGGCACACTTTAAATTGATCGCTCCTGACAAG GTCCAGTGCTCGTTGTGTTTAGGTGAGTTGAAGTATCATGGGAATACTTCATCCATGATTAGGCACTTCTCTACCCTGCATGGAGCCACGGTTAACCATGGGAACACAAACCAAG TAGATCAGAAGCCAGATGTGGACAAGGGTCTTGTGAAGATGCTGGTGAAAGACTCGCAGCCTTCTTCCATTGTGGATTCTTTGCCTTTGCGTGACAGTGGGGGGCAACGCAGGAAAAAAGGTCGCTCTGATATGTGGGAATATTTTAAACTGGTCAAGCCTGATAAG GTCCAGTGTTTGGTGTGTTCAGCTGAGTTGAAATATCACGGAAGTACTTCCTCCATGATTCGGCATTACACTGCCAAGCATGGAACTGTGGTTAACCAGGGGAAGGCGAATAAAG GGGACCGGAAGCGAGAGCTGGATGAGGCTCTGGTGAACATGCTAGTGAAGGATTCGCAGCCTTTTTCCATTGTTGATGACTGTGGTTTCAAAGAGTTTGTGGCGTTGCTGGATCCCACATATACTCTTCCATCCAAACAGACTCTAAAGGACATGGTGATACAGAGATACGAGGGCCAGATGTCCAAGATCAAAGCTCACATAGAAGATGGAGACTCTGACCTTGACTGCTGA
- the LOC103465256 gene encoding vasopressin V2 receptor-like: MRPLNESDFVDAHDVPRDESLARVEIALLGAIFVTAAILNTALLLVLWRQRKQMSRMRVFVFHLCLADLVVAFFQVCPQLMWDITDRFVGPDVMCRLVKYLQVLGMFSSTYMIVVMTVDRYQAICNPMVKFQRARSRLNVPVCVAWGISLVGSLPQVFIFSQVEVAPGVFDCWAEFIQPWGLQTYITWTTLVIFILPVSTVVVCQVRICRAIQTNLSRKTHRQGVSVGAPLPARASGVAGMSKARVKTLKMTVVIVLVYIICWAPFFTVQLWSAWDANAPKETAIFTILMLLASLNSCTNPCIYLLFCGEFPKRLVKLLRPPPLSAAIIRRANRGWMAVNEMWTESPSVVGLKGDFT, translated from the exons ATGCGTCCGCTAAATGAGAGCGACTTTGTGGATGCGCACGACGTCCCGCGGGACGAGAGTCTGGCCCGGGTGGAGATCGCGCTGCTCGGTGCGATCTTCGTGACCGCTGCCATCCTCAACACCGCCCTGCTGCTGGTCCTCTGGCGGCAGCGCAAACAGATGTCCAGGATGCGCGTCTTCGTCTTCCACCTGTGCCTGGCGGACCTGGTGGTCGCCTTTTTCCAGGTGTGCCCGCAGCTCATGTGGGACATCACGGACCGGTTCGTGGGACCCGACGTGATGTGCCGCCTGGTGAAGTACCTGCAGGTCCTGGGCATGTTTTCCTCCACCTATATGATCGTGGTGATGACGGTGGACAGATATCAAGCCATCTGTAACCCGATGGTGAAGTTTCAGCGGGCGCGCTCAAGACTGAACGTTCCCGTGTGCGTGGCGTGGGGGATTTCTCTCGTGGGCAGCTTGCCGCAGGTTTTTATCTTCTCCCAAGTGGAGGTCGCACCCGGCGTGTTTGACTGCTGGGCGGAATTCATCCAGCCGTGGGGCCTGCAGACCTACATCACCTGGACCACTCTGGTCATTTTCATCCTGCCGGTTTCCACGGTTGTGGTTTGCCAGGTGCGCATCTGCAGAGCCATTCAGACCAACCTGTCCAGAAAGACTCACAGGCAGGGAGTGAGCGTCGGGGCGCCGCTGCCCGCAAGAGCCAGCGGAGTGGCTGGGATGTCCAAAGCCAGGGTGAAGACGCTGAAGATGACCGTGGTCATTGTGTTGGTGTATATCATCTGCTGGGCTCCCTTCTTCACCGTCCAGTTGTGGTCCGCCTGGGACGCAAATGCGCCTAAAGAGA CTGCGATTTTCACCATCCTCATGCTGCTGGCCAGCCTGAACAGCTGTACCAATCCCTGCATCTACCTCCTGTTCTGCGGGGAGTTCCCCAAGAGGCTGGTGAAGCTCCTGCGTCCACCGCCGCTCTCTGCCG CAATCATCAGGAGAGCAAATCGGGGATGGATGGCCGTAAATGAGATGTGGACAGAGTCTCCTTCAGTTGTTGGTCTGAAAGGTGATTTTACTTGA